GCCACTGACCGAATGCGCCCTCAGGGGCGCATGAAGGTGTAATCGCGCTCGCTATCCAGATTGTCGGCAAGAAACTCCAGCTCCCGAGCCAGATCAGCCGCCCCGCGCAGCTCATTGTTCTGCTCGACCACCACGCTGAGCAAAGCCCGCAGACACATCACGGCCTCGAAGCCCTGCCCCTCGCCCCGCACCAGGCAGCCTGCCAGCTCCTGGCGCGCCCACTCGTGTACGCCCATAGATTGCCCTCCAGCATTTGCGCCAGCATGACCAAGCGCCGGCCGGCACATATTGACCGGCGTCAGCTGGGCGGCTCGTCGTCCTTCCAGGGCGCGGAGAGATAGCGGGTGCGATTGAAGGTTTCCAGCCAGTCCGGGTAGAACACCACCAAGCCGGTGACCACCATGCCGTTGATGAATGCCTCGGGAAACATCACCAGCCACAGGTAGCCGATGAAGTCGTCGAGCCATGGCGGCATCTCGTAGAGGCCGTCGAACCACAGCAGGCCCAGGCCACACAGCAGGGTCGCCAGCGCCGCCAGGCCAGCCGGAAAGAAGCCGCTGCAGAAGATATACACGAACAGGTTGCGCGGCTGGCGGCGCTCCACCTGCTGCGCGCAGACTTCGGTGATCAACACCGGGATCAGCACCAGCAGCACACCGTTGACGCCCAGCGCCTGCAGATCCTGGCGGCCCATCAGCACCAGCGCCAGTTGTGCTGCCAGCCCGCCAAGCACGGCCAACGGCCAGTCCAGCAACAGGGTAACGGCAGTCATGCCGATGAAATGGAAAGACAACCCCGAGGCGAAATCGCGCCGCACCAGCCACAGCAGGAACAGGCCGAGAATGGTGCCGAACAGCAAATGCTGGCGGCGCTGATCGCTGCACAGCTCGACCCAGGGCGCGCGCCACAGGGCCCACAGTAGCGCCAGCCCATACAGCAGCCAGCCGAGCCACAGACTGCCCGGCGCCAACAATGCGGCCGCGATCACTGCCCGGCCTGCTCCAGGGTCGCACGTAGCGCCGCCGCATCGGCGAAGCTGCGCTGCCCCTGCAGGCGCCCGTCACGCAGATCCAGCCACAGCACGCTTCCCGCCACCACGGGATAACGCGGCACCACCCGCGCCTCGCGATCGAGCAATACCCGGTAGTGGTAATCGCGCATGGCCGGTATGGCGAACAGCTTGGCAATCGGCCCAGGCATGCCACTGATATCGGCCAGGAACAGCGCATGACGCTGCTCCAGATAGCCCTCGGGCTTGTCCTGCAGAGCTGCTTTCAGCAGCTTGGCGCCGTCCATGTCACGCGCCACCAGCAGCACCTGCAGGCGTTCGTCCAGGCTGTAAGGACGATCGAACTGATCGAGCAGCGTCCAGGGCGCCAGACGCTCGCCAGGCTCAAGCGCCAGGGCCAGTCCGGACACCAGCCAGACCGCCAGAAACAAACCGATCCTCATGCCTCACTCCTCGTGGAAAACACCTGAATATCCTCGCGCCGCTCCCAGCCAGGCTGGGCCTGCCAAAAGCCCAGGGCCGCGGGCGCATCCTGCAATACAAACACGTGGGACTTGTCGATGCCCAGGCGCGCCAGGTTCGCCAGCGCCTCGGCCAGCAGGGCCCGCGCCAAACCGCGCCCACGCCAGGGCTCATCCACCACCAGATGCTGCAGATAACCGCGCCGGCCGTCATGCCCGACCAACAGGCAGCCCGCCAACTGGCTATCGATCTCGAGCACCAGGCTCAGCTGCGGATTGCGCGTCAGGTAGGCGCAGAACGGCGCATAGCCATCCTCGGCACGCAAACGGATTCCCGGTGTGCGCTGCCAGAGCGCAAGCAGGGCCGGATGATCGGCAGGCGTGGCTGGGCGAATCGACATGGCAGCTCCCGGATGGCGACAGCCGAGTGTACACCTGCCTCCCGGGCAGTTCAGCGCGGCCAACTGTCGCCGCGCCGATTTGCAGTTATGCTCCGTGCATGGACGATTCCGACTACCTGCGCCTGCTGACCCGGCAGGCCGAGCAGGCCAACGACTTCCTTTCCAATGCGCGCAAGTGGGAGCGCGAGCGCTGGGTCTGCCAGCGCCTGCTGCTCAGCCTCAACGTGCCCTTTCGCCAGGAGGAGTTCGCCAGCAGCAGCCGGGAGCCGCCGGATGTGCAGTTTCGCGAAGCCAACTTCGAAGTGTTCTTCGTCCTCGACGAGGGCCGCCGCCTGAATGACGAGTGGCGCGTCGAACTGGAACGGCGCCGCAGCGCCCTCTCACTCAGCCAACTGCTGCGCCGCGAACGGCGCCCGCGGCGCATCCCCGCCACCGAGCTGCAAGCGCGCCTGGCGCCCACCCTGCGCAAGAAGGCGCACAACTACCGCGAGCGTGGCATCGACCTCGGCGAGCTGGATCTGCTGGCCTTCGCCAGCCTCAAGCACAACCTGCCGGATTTCAACACGCCCTTCCCGCCCCCGGGCGAATACCTGCGCCAGGGCTGGCGCTCGCTATCGCTAGTCGGCCCGACCTACTGCCGCGTGTTGTTCGCCCATGCCGACGCCCCGGACTTCCTGCGCAACAACCTCGGCCGCACCGTGCTGTTCGATGCCGGCATCAGCCTATGAGCCGGCCCGCACGACGCTGCGAGACAGATTGAGCGGGCGCGAGCGCCCCAGCTAGAATGCCCCCATCCACCTGAGAGGCCTGCCATGACCAGTCGCCTGAGCCCGGAAGATCAGCAACGTGTCGATCAGTATTTAAGTGCCCCGCAGCACCAGGTCGAGCGTCAACCCTTCCGACCCTGGCGCCTGTTGCTGCTGACCATCGGTACGGTCATCGCCCTCGGCATCCTCAGCCGCCTGCTTGCCCGCCTGGTGCTATGAGCTGCTTCGCGCTCGCCCAGGCCGGCCCACCCGGATTCCACAAGCCTATGAGATATCCCCATGACCCATCGTATCGTGATCGTCGGCGGCGGCGCCGGCGGCCTGGAGCTTGCTACCCGCCTGGGTAGAACCCTGGGCAAACGCAGCCAGGCCCAGGTTGTCCTGGTCGACGCCAACCTCACCCATATCTGGAAACCGCTGCTGCACGAAGTAGCCTCCGGTTCGCTGAACTCCTCCGAGGACGAGCTGAACTACGTGGCCCAGGGCAAGTGGAACCACTTCGAGTTCCAGCTCGGGCGCATGAGCGGGCTGGATCGCGCGCGGCGCAGCATCCGCCTGGCCGCCACTCTGGACGAGGACGGCGGCGAGCTACTGCCCGAGCGCGAGCTGGGCTACGACAGCCTGGTACTGGCGGTCGGCAGCACCACCAATGATTTCGGCACCCCCGGCGCCGGCGAACACTGCATCTTCCTCGACACCCGCGAGCAGGCCGAACGCTTCCACCGCCAACTGCTCAACCACTACCTGCGTGCCCATGCCGGACGCCTGGACGACAACCACATCAGCGTGGCCATCGTCGGTGCCGGCGCCACCGGTGTCGAGCTGGCCGCCGAGCTGCACCATGCTGCCCACGAGCTGGCCGCCTATGGCCTCGATGGCATTCAGCCGCAGAACATGCGTATCACCCTGGTCGAAGCCGGCCCGCGCGTGCTGCCGGCATTGCCGGAACGCATCAGCCAGCCGGTACACCAGACTCTGGAAAGACTCGGCGTCACCGTGCTCACCGGCACGGCCGTCAGCGAGGTCAGCGCCGATGCCCTGCGCACCGCCCAGGGCATGGAGATCCCGGCCAGTCTCAAGGTCTGGGCCGCCGGCATCCGCGCCCCGGCCGTGTTGCGCGAACTGGACGGCCTGGAGTGCAACCGGATCAACCAGCTGCTGGTACGCCCGACCCTGCAGACCACCCTGGACGACAACATCTTCGCCTTCGGTGACTGCGCCGCCTGCCCCATCGGCGACGGCAGCGAGCGCAATGTGCCGCCACGCGCCCAGGCCGCCCATCAGCAGGCCTCGCTGCTGGCCAAGTCGCTCAAGCTACGCCTGAGCGGCCAGCCGCTGCCGAGCTTCGCCTACCGCGACTACGGCTCGCTGATCTCGCTGTCACGCTTCTCCGCCGTCGGCAACCTGATGGGCAACCTGATGGGCAGCGTCAAACTGGAGGGCTGGCTGGCACGGATGTTCTACATCTCGCTGTACCGCATGCACCAGATGGCGCTGTACGGCACTGTGCGCACCGCCCTGCTGATGCTCAGCGACCGCATCGGCCGCAGCACCGAGCCGCGCCTCAAGCTGCACTGAGGCAGCACCTATACTGCGCATGGAGCCCACCCACCCGGGAGCGCCCATGCGCAGCCTGCTCGCCCTGCTCTGCCTGGCGGCCGCTCTGCCGCTTCGCGCCGAGCCGCTGACCGTCTACTACATCGAGAAGCCGCCCTACTACCACACGGAAAAGGGCCAGCCGACCGGTTTTCTCCTCGAACGCACCCGCGCCATCTTCAGCCAGGCCGCAATAGCCGTGCACTTCGAGGCGCGCCCGGCCAAGCGCATCCTCCTCGAGCTCGAACAGGGACAGGCCGCCGCCTGCTCCACCGGCTGGTTCAAGACCCCGCAACGCGAAGCCTTCGCTCGCTTCAGCCGCGCCATCTACCGCGACGAACCGATGACCATCCTGACTCGCGCCACTCTGCAACAGCAGCTGAGCAGCTACTCCAGCCTTGCCGACCTGCTCGCCAGCCCGCTGCGCCTGGGCGTGGTGGACGGTTTTTCCTACGGCGAACTGGATGCCCTGCTGGCCCGCGGCAACCCCAGCCGGGTCACCGCACCGCCTTCGCAGAACGTACGCATGCTGGCTGCCGAGCGCATCGACTACACCCTGGTCGACGAACGCGAGCTGCCCTACATCCTCGCCGAGGCCGACCTCAACAATGCCCGCCTCAGCAGCCTGAAGATGCCGGACATCCCGCCCGGCCAGCGGCGCTACCTGATGTGCAGCAAGGCAGTCGGCGATGAGGTAATGAAAGCGCTGGATCGCAGCATCCAGCGCCTCGGCCTGGAGCCCTGAAAAACCCGGACGACAAAAAGCACGAAGCCCGCACAAGGCGGGCTTCGTTTTTCTATATGGTGGGTCGTGTAGGATTCGAACCTACGACCAATTGGTTAAAAGCCAACTGCTCTACCAACTGAGCTAACGACCCTGAAATGGTCGGGGTAGGGGGATTCGAACTCCCGACATCTTGCTCCCAAAGCAAGCGCGCTACCGGACTGCGCTATACCCCGATTGGAATTTGGCTCCGCGACCTGGACTCGAACCAGGGACCCAATGATTAACAGTCATTTGCTCTACCGACTGAGCTATCGCGGAACTTCGTCATTCCAGCTCCAACACTGTAGCGGCTATGCCGTTTCCCGTATCAGAGGCGCGCCATTTTACGTACCAAAACGTTGCTGTCAACCCTTTAAAAGACTTATCCAACAATGCTTTGCCGAAAAATAACCGACTATTCTATCTTTGCGGCATGATCTCCATTTCAGCGTCCCCGAGCGGGCCGCCGTTTCATCCAGGATGACCCATGAGTTCCCAGGACGCTCCGCCTCCTTCTTCCAGACCCACCCCCGGTCTGGCCAGCCGCGGCATCCAGCCTCGCTTCAGCGAACTGGTGCAGGACTGCCGCAAGCTGGTGATGAACAACCTGGCCGAGCACCTCGGCGGGGTGTTCGGCCAGGTCGACGATACGCTCTTCGAATGCGCGGAGAAGGCCGAGAACAATCGACTTCAGACCCTGTTTTTCGACAGCATGCGCGATATCCGCAAGCTGCGCCCGCAGCTTGAGCGCAGCTACCACCAGAGCATCGCGCAGAATTTCTCCGACTTCCTCGAAGGCAAGCTCAAGCCAACCCCGGACACTGCCGCGCTGGATGCCGAGCAACTGGAGCTGGTGCAGAACGAGGAATATGAAGAAAGCCTGCAGGTCACCAACATGGTCAGCCGGGTACGCGCCCACAGCGCCCGCGGCCTGTTTGCCCTGGAGCAGCGCCTGGCCCTGCTCAACAACGGGCACAAGCTCGGCGAGGACAGCAACCCGTTCGGCCCCCAGGCCATCGCCGATGCCTTCCGCGCCGCGCTTACCCCGCACCCGCTGCCGCTGCGGATCAAGGTCATCCTCTACATGCTGTTCGACCGGCATGTCATGGAAGGCCTCGACTCGCTCTACGAGATGCTCAACCAGCGGCTGATCGCCGCCGGCATCCTGCCCAACCTCAAGTTTACCCCGCAACGCGGCGCCAGCAGCCCGAGCAGCAGCGGCGCAACCAGCCCGCCTGCCGAGCCGGCCGCCACCGCAACCACAAGCCCGGGCAATGCCAGCGAGCGATCGGCTCCAGCCGGCCAGCCGGGCTCCGCCGCCGCGGGCGCTACAGGTTCGGCCATGCCGCTCGACCTCGCGGCGCCGCCATCGGCCGATCCGGTACAGCTGTTCGGCGGCCTTACCGCGCTGCTCAGCGAACGCCGCGAACGCGACCTCGACGCCCCGCTGCCCGGCGGCGCGCGCAGCATCGCCAGTTTCGCCCCGCGCACCGCCACCAGCACCTACAGCGCCAGCGAACTGCTCGACGCTCTCAACCGCCTGCAGCAACAGTCGGCCAACAGCCTCAGCCAGCGCCTGCACCACCCGCAGCCGGTGGAAGAGCTCAAGGTAGGCCTGCAGCAGCAACTGGAAGCCCACAGCGCCCTGCCCGGCCAGCAGAAGCTGTCCGACCAGGAAGCCGACGTGATCGACCTGGTCGGCATGCTGTTCGACTTCATCCTCGACGACGACAATCTGCCGGACGCCTGCAAGACCGCCCTCTCCCATCTGCACACGCCCTATCTGAAGGTGGCGCTGCAGGACAAGGCGCTGTTCACCCAGCACCACCATCCGGCCCGCCGCCTGCTCAACACCATGGCCCAGGCCGGCGTGCTGTACGGCGGCGAAGGCGACGAACGCGGCCTGCTGGCGAAGATGCAGTGGGTGGTCGAGCGGGTCATCCACGGCTTCGTCGGCGACCTACA
The window above is part of the Pseudomonas alcaligenes genome. Proteins encoded here:
- a CDS encoding energy-coupling factor ABC transporter permease; this encodes MIAAALLAPGSLWLGWLLYGLALLWALWRAPWVELCSDQRRQHLLFGTILGLFLLWLVRRDFASGLSFHFIGMTAVTLLLDWPLAVLGGLAAQLALVLMGRQDLQALGVNGVLLVLIPVLITEVCAQQVERRQPRNLFVYIFCSGFFPAGLAALATLLCGLGLLWFDGLYEMPPWLDDFIGYLWLVMFPEAFINGMVVTGLVVFYPDWLETFNRTRYLSAPWKDDEPPS
- a CDS encoding FAD/FMN-containing dehydrogenase yields the protein MRIGLFLAVWLVSGLALALEPGERLAPWTLLDQFDRPYSLDERLQVLLVARDMDGAKLLKAALQDKPEGYLEQRHALFLADISGMPGPIAKLFAIPAMRDYHYRVLLDREARVVPRYPVVAGSVLWLDLRDGRLQGQRSFADAAALRATLEQAGQ
- a CDS encoding GNAT family N-acetyltransferase, translating into MSIRPATPADHPALLALWQRTPGIRLRAEDGYAPFCAYLTRNPQLSLVLEIDSQLAGCLLVGHDGRRGYLQHLVVDEPWRGRGLARALLAEALANLARLGIDKSHVFVLQDAPAALGFWQAQPGWERREDIQVFSTRSEA
- a CDS encoding DUF1780 domain-containing protein; this encodes MDDSDYLRLLTRQAEQANDFLSNARKWERERWVCQRLLLSLNVPFRQEEFASSSREPPDVQFREANFEVFFVLDEGRRLNDEWRVELERRRSALSLSQLLRRERRPRRIPATELQARLAPTLRKKAHNYRERGIDLGELDLLAFASLKHNLPDFNTPFPPPGEYLRQGWRSLSLVGPTYCRVLFAHADAPDFLRNNLGRTVLFDAGISL
- a CDS encoding DUF3094 domain-containing protein, producing the protein MTSRLSPEDQQRVDQYLSAPQHQVERQPFRPWRLLLLTIGTVIALGILSRLLARLVL
- a CDS encoding NAD(P)/FAD-dependent oxidoreductase, whose amino-acid sequence is MTHRIVIVGGGAGGLELATRLGRTLGKRSQAQVVLVDANLTHIWKPLLHEVASGSLNSSEDELNYVAQGKWNHFEFQLGRMSGLDRARRSIRLAATLDEDGGELLPERELGYDSLVLAVGSTTNDFGTPGAGEHCIFLDTREQAERFHRQLLNHYLRAHAGRLDDNHISVAIVGAGATGVELAAELHHAAHELAAYGLDGIQPQNMRITLVEAGPRVLPALPERISQPVHQTLERLGVTVLTGTAVSEVSADALRTAQGMEIPASLKVWAAGIRAPAVLRELDGLECNRINQLLVRPTLQTTLDDNIFAFGDCAACPIGDGSERNVPPRAQAAHQQASLLAKSLKLRLSGQPLPSFAYRDYGSLISLSRFSAVGNLMGNLMGSVKLEGWLARMFYISLYRMHQMALYGTVRTALLMLSDRIGRSTEPRLKLH
- a CDS encoding ABC transporter substrate-binding protein, translated to MRSLLALLCLAAALPLRAEPLTVYYIEKPPYYHTEKGQPTGFLLERTRAIFSQAAIAVHFEARPAKRILLELEQGQAAACSTGWFKTPQREAFARFSRAIYRDEPMTILTRATLQQQLSSYSSLADLLASPLRLGVVDGFSYGELDALLARGNPSRVTAPPSQNVRMLAAERIDYTLVDERELPYILAEADLNNARLSSLKMPDIPPGQRRYLMCSKAVGDEVMKALDRSIQRLGLEP
- a CDS encoding DUF1631 domain-containing protein, translating into MSSQDAPPPSSRPTPGLASRGIQPRFSELVQDCRKLVMNNLAEHLGGVFGQVDDTLFECAEKAENNRLQTLFFDSMRDIRKLRPQLERSYHQSIAQNFSDFLEGKLKPTPDTAALDAEQLELVQNEEYEESLQVTNMVSRVRAHSARGLFALEQRLALLNNGHKLGEDSNPFGPQAIADAFRAALTPHPLPLRIKVILYMLFDRHVMEGLDSLYEMLNQRLIAAGILPNLKFTPQRGASSPSSSGATSPPAEPAATATTSPGNASERSAPAGQPGSAAAGATGSAMPLDLAAPPSADPVQLFGGLTALLSERRERDLDAPLPGGARSIASFAPRTATSTYSASELLDALNRLQQQSANSLSQRLHHPQPVEELKVGLQQQLEAHSALPGQQKLSDQEADVIDLVGMLFDFILDDDNLPDACKTALSHLHTPYLKVALQDKALFTQHHHPARRLLNTMAQAGVLYGGEGDERGLLAKMQWVVERVIHGFVGDLQLFDSLLEEFNEFVATLKHKVELRERRAVEAAKGRDKLLGARQLAVEVITKAVQERELPAIIRNFLELTWADVLVFVLLRHGERSPEWQRAGEVAELLAWSGTPLDADGRTRLQSQRVALLDELRKGLELLGGYHEDGVRRLLQDIVACQHAVQAQQPQIAAQIKTQLPDSPLGAMLGEDAVLAEPVKPSGNLSPRAQSLMKELQQVEFGTWFEFVQGKETRSLKLSWFSPTTHNYMFVDHSGQRVAIKPIRQLASEMEQGLARIVPPERSSPLVDRALGAIYRVLQRFTGRATEVGQGA